The window CTCTACCGCCGACAGCACCGCAAGGGCATCTCTGAGGTACGATAGAAGTGGCACGGCGCGATTCTAGGCCGAGAGGAAGCACCAATGGCCGTcccctccccgccgtcggATGTCACTGCGGCTTCCGACAGAGCTGcagggctcgacggcggacggtgCACCCCTGTGGCGAGAAAGAGAGCAGGACTGACGAGGACAACAGGAGGTTGCCAAGAAGCGCACGCGCCGAACCGTCAAGGCCCAGCgtgccatcgtcggtgcCTCGCTCGATGTGATCAAGGAGCGACGCTCGATGCGACCCGAGGCCCGATCGGCCGCCCgcgccgaggccatcaaggagagcaaggacaagaaggcggctgccgcggcggccaagaaggccgACAAGGCGAAGAGCGCCTCGCTGGCTTCCAAGGGCCAGACGCAGCGAAACGTCAGCAAGCAGGGCGCAAAGGGTGCGCCCGTCAAGGTCGCCGCTCGGACTCGCTAAGAGAGACGAAGGGGAGAGAAAGGAAAATGAggggagaagaagaagagagTGGTGGAGTCCGTGGTTCTTGTGTCTTTCCGGCCGGTTCTTCTACAATCTCGGGTGCATGGAATGCCATGGTTTGGTTGCATTTGGTAGTTGAAGCAAATTGACATGCCAGTGCAATGGcccctacaagtacaatcaaCGCAGCTCGCACGTCTTGCTCGGCCTTGTCATTGTCATTGGAAAGGTGGGATGGGTGGATGATGGCTGAAAGGCTGATGAATGCCCATTCATTGATTGACTGGCCACAGGGTTTTGAGAAGGACGAATATCACATTCGCGTGAGGAGAATCAATACGGCTGGGCGGGTGAGGGCTTGAATTCCTCTGCAGGGAGCTGACTCTATCTCCTCCCGCTCAACTAGTCCATCGCCATCCacgaccacggccacggctATGTTGGATCTACAGCTTGGCCAGAACAGCATCGGCGCCCGAATGCGTGATCAAACCCTTACCTTTGTCCAGGCCAGCGTAGACGACCTTGCCGTGGTCAACGGCGATGGCGTATCGAGCGGTGCGCTCGCCATTGGTCCAGCCGATACTCTTGCTGAACTTGGCATCGCTGTCGGAGGCGAAGATCTAGCGATTGGTATTCTGTCAGCGTCTGGTATCGTAATTATAGGAATAGGAATGCAAGTCGCAAAGGGGGCCAGCTCACGAAGTAGTCGTCCTTGACGCCGTTTGCTTTGCACCAGCCAGACATGACATAGGCGTCATTGtaggcgatgatgacgacctGGTCGACACCCTTGGCCTTGAGGGCCGCCCTGTTACCGAGGTAGGACGGGAGGTGGGAGACGTGGCAGGTGGGAGTGAAGGCGCCAgggacggagacgaggacga of the Drechmeria coniospora strain ARSEF 6962 chromosome 01, whole genome shotgun sequence genome contains:
- a CDS encoding redoxin, which gives rise to MPLNAGDSFPDDVAFTYIPAEEAGDDKTCGVAQNFDASKEFKDKKVVLVSVPGAFTPTCHVSHLPSYLGNRAALKAKGVDQVVIIAYNDAYVMSGWCKANGVKDDYFIFASDSDAKFSKSIGWTNGERTARYAIAVDHGKVVYAGLDKGKGLITHSGADAVLAKL